Proteins from a genomic interval of Bradysia coprophila strain Holo2 chromosome X, BU_Bcop_v1, whole genome shotgun sequence:
- the LOC119083618 gene encoding COA8 family protein CG14806, mitochondrial yields MNRKILLNCEWTLKRVLSTNAKKFDGTANVSELTKDYIGPPDIKSNIRPVIRHIPENETNTERLLRTRATEIEKWNHQIWESHNKRFFDEREAFIAANKDKGSDTVPADKMSEFYKYFLDKNWSLHFYYNVSWYMKNVELLLLSAQVNISQIFRKLRNKTRM; encoded by the exons atgaatagaaaaattttgttgaattgtgAATGGACATTAAAGCGAGTA TTATCAACAAACGCGAAAAAATTCGATGGTACAGCAAATGTGTCTGAACTGACGAAGGACTATATTGGGCCGCCGGATATCAAATCAAATATTCGACCGGTTATACGACACATCCCGGAAAATGAAACCAATACGGAACGTTTACTGAGGACCCGTGCtaccgaaatcgaaaaatggAATCATCAAATTTGGGAGAGTCACAATAAACGATTCTTCGAT GAAAGGGAGGCCTTCATTGCGGCAAATAAAGATAAAGGTTCGGATACGGTGCCAGCTGATAAAATGAGCGAATTTTACAAGTACTTTTTGGACAAGAACTGGAGTTTACATTTTTACTACAATGTATCGTGGTACATGAAAAATGTGGAATTGTTACTTTTATCGGCTCAGGTAAACAttagtcaaatttttcgaaaacttCGTAACAAAACCAGGATGTAA